The following DNA comes from Corvus cornix cornix isolate S_Up_H32 unplaced genomic scaffold, ASM73873v5 scaffold5, whole genome shotgun sequence.
CGTCACGGGGGAACCCCCTCCGagccccgccccgcgctcccTGCCAATCACCGCGCTCGTCACAGCCGAGGATGAAAGCCGCGCGGCGATTGGCTACGCCGCAAAGCCCCGCCCCCTGACCCGAAGGCGCGGGGTCAGAGGCAACATGGCGGCGCCCAGCGGCGCGACCCGGCGTGGGGACAGCGGGGCTCGGCTGTGACCCTGACACCGCGGCAGCCCCGGCGACATGAGGCTGAACTGGGTCCGCGCGCTGCCCCGGGGCTTCTGGGGCAGCCCCGGAGCTCCAGAGGTGCGGGGGAGTCCGGCAGGCGcgggggacaccggggacatgggggagagaggggatatggggggacatggggacactggggggacacggggacacgaGGGAGGTGGGGGTTATGGGGGACACGGGGATACtgggggacatggggacacgaGGGAGGTGGGCGTGATGGGGGACAGGAGGTTCGCTGGGCACCGGAGGACACGGAGGGACAGGAGGAACAagggggggacacggggacggTGTGGTGACGCTTTTCCTCCCCCCCAGCTCTGTCGGGCCTTGTGCCAGCGCCCAGCGCAGGTCCCCTCTGAGGGCGGCGACACCGCGGGGACCCCAGAACCCCGCGACCCCGCTGAGGGTGACGCCCCAAGGGGGGACACTCCGAGGGGTGCGACCTCGGGAACCTCAGCGTGGCACCACCGCCTCCGCAAGACACGGGACAGCGAGCGCGACCCCCGGGACCGGGACCCCCGCGCTGGGGACCCCCGCGGCCCTGTGGGAGGTGACACCTCGGGGGGTGACACCTCAGGTGACAACACCTCCAAGGCCCCACCGCGACGTCTCCGCTCCCGCAAGGCGCATGACGAGCACGGAgacagcggggacagcggggacagcggggacagcggAGCCTCCCGCGGCCCCGCGGCGTTTCGAGGCGGCCCTGCGGGACATGGCGCGTCGCcgccggggcgcggggccgcctGGCGCTGGTGGAGGCGGCGCTGGCGGCGATGCCGGCGCTGGGCGTGGAGCGCAGCCTGGGCGCCTACAACGGGCTGCTGCGGCTGCTGCCCCGCGGGCCCTGGGTGCCCCGCGGGCCCGTGCAGCGCCTGCTCTTCCCCTTCCCGCGGCAGCAGGAGTGCGgcctgcaggtgctggagcagatggagcGCTACGGTGCGTGAAAGGGGGGTGGGGAATGGGGGATCCCCCCCTTAGGGACAGCCGGGGTCACCCCTGAGCCGCTCCCTGTCCCCCCGTGCCTGTTGTGTCTCTCCACATCCCTCATGCCCCCCACGCCTTCCACGGCCCCTCGTGTCCATCCTGAGTCCTCCCGTGTCCCCCCCCCGGGACCCCTGGGCCCTCCCCACGCCTTCCCGTGTCCCCCCAACGTCCCGGTGTCCCCAGGTGTGGTGCCGGACGCCGAGACGcggttcctgctgctggggtgtTCGGGCCGCGCAGCCGCCCGCTGCGCAAGGTGCAGCGCATGATGTTCTGGCTGCCGCGCTTCCGCTGCCTGGACCCCCACCCGCtgcccccccagctgcccccccCGGGGCTGGCAGCCGCGCGCCTGGGGCTGCGCCGCATTGCCGGGGACCCCGGAGCCACCGTCACCATCATCCAGGTGGGCACCTGGAGAGGGGACACGGGAATGGGGGGGCACAGCTGGTGGGGGACAGGCGGTGACTCTTGAGTGTCCCCATCCCGCAGCGGCCAGTGCCGGACACGGGGGAGGATGAAGGCTCTGTCCAGCCCTACATCGTCAGTGAGTTTTGGGGGTCTCGGAGGGGTCCCTTGGGGGTGCCGGGGTGCCCTGGGGTGGTTGGTGTCGGGTTTGGGAGGTTTGAGGTCCCttgggaggggtttggggttgggtttggggtcccTGGGGTGGATTTTGGttgtccccagctgtcccccGTTGCCAGGCTCCCAGAGCCCGGAGCAGCGGGAGCTCCTGGCCCAGCACGACCCTTCGCAGCCGGTGTTCGTGGAGGGGCCGTTCCCGCTGTGGCTCCGTGGGACCCTCCTGAGCTACTTCGTGTTACGGGGGGACCCCCTGCCCCCACACCTGAGGGTGAGTCCGGAGGGGCTCTGGGAGGGGACGGGGAAGGGTTGCCTGGGACAGGTGGGATGGGACCCCAGACCCAGGATAGGTGTGCAGGGACAGAGCCCCCATAACCCAGCACACCTGGGGCCCCCCTGACCTGTCTGTGCGGGAAACCCCCCACCCCAGAACATTCCAGACGCCCCCCCCCCGctcccccaggaccccccccCAGACCCCGAGCGCAGCTTTTACTTCCCGCTGCACCTGGAGCTGGACCTGGAGCGCGGCCCCTGGGATGACGAGGACTTCGATGTAGACGAAGGTGAGGTTTGGGGGGGTCAGCTGGGTTTTTGGGGGTCACCTGCGCCCCCCTGACCCACCTGTCCCGTCCCCCCCCCCCACAGTGGAGGAGGGTCCCGTGTTCGCCCTGTGCATGGCGGGGGCGGGCGACCGACACACCTTGGGCAGGTGGATTTcggggctgcaggaggagaaccCGGTGCTGGGCGCATCCCCGTCGTCTTCCGCCTCACCGAGGGGGGGGACCCCTCTGCTGGCCCCCAGACCCCCCAGCTGGGCACGGGGACCCCCCCGGCAGCGGCGCTGGAGCCCCCCGAGGGGCAGGACggggggaagcagaggggaaaccccccaaaaagcagcagggaataAAGGGGCATTGTGATGGAGAGGGGGTGTCGTGCTTTGATGGGtttggggagggctggggcagagcacCGTCCCggggggttgttttggggggtcGTGGAGGGGTTTTGGGGGGCCCAGTGGGGGTTGTGTGTCCTGTGTGCCACCCCCTAAACCCGGTGGTTCCAGGAGGGGGATTTGGAGGGCCCCAGGGGGAGGCTCGGGGGCACTGGGATGGAGTCGCGTTCCCCTCTCAAGCTGGGGAGCCCCCAGTGAGTGTGGGGGGGTCCTTGGTGAGTGTGGGggctcccagctgagcaggtTGGGGGGTCCCCAGTAAGTTCGGGGGGTCCTCAGTGAACAGACGGAGGTGCCCCAGCTGCGGTGCGTGCACACCTCACACCTGGCGGGCACAGGGTGGGGCTGAGATGTGCCGGGACCCTCCTTTGGGGGTTCCCCCCTCTCCCCGGGgacccccccccaaaaaatcacgGCGGGAGTGCGGGCAGCGCGCTCCGCGCATGCGCACAGAGCGCCGGgacgccgccgccgccgccgcgccgtGCAGGCGGGCGCGCCGCTGACGTCATCGCAGCGCGCCGCGGCATGAGCGCGGCCgagcgcggccccggcggccccgggggTCCCGAGCCCGGCGGGGGCCGCAAAGCGCGGGGGCGGCCGCGCCTCACCGAGACCGACCGGGCCCGGCGGCGCCTCGAGTCGCGCAAGAAGTACGACGTGCGGCGGGTGTACCTGGGCGAGGCGCACGGGCCCTGGGTGGAGCTGCGGCGCCGCAGCGGATGGAGCGACGCGAAGCTCGCGGCCTACCTGCTCGGGCTGGAGCGGGGACAGcgcgcggggcggcgcgggtGAGCGCGGGGGGGACCGGGGGAGCGGGGAGAGGTCGGGGGGtcagaggggaggggaagggagggagggctggggaggggggcgCGCCACCGACGGGTTTGGGGGTCGTGGGGAAGGGGTCCGGGGGTcctggggggggtgggggtgtcCCCCCCGGGACCGGGGGGTCGCAGAGCGGCTCGGACCCTCGGGGGAAGCGGGCGCGGCGCTGTCCGCGGTGCTGAAGCGGCGGCGGGGGGTTGTTCCGAGCCGttctcatcctcctcttcctcatcctcctcttcctcatcctcctcttcctcatccttctcttcctcatcctcgtctttcttctctgtccctgtcctgcccatcctcctcttcctcagctccctgctcttcctcctgctccgTGAGGGATGGAGAGCGGGGAGGGAgtggtgggggaggaggagaaaggagcaggggaggggtggaggaggagaacGAGGAGGAGGAAGGCCGGGAGGGATGATGAAGGttgaggatgaggaagaaacGGAGGCGCGTGGATAAGGAGGAAGACGATGTGAAAGAGAAAGGCCGTGTTGGgagtgcaggaggaggaggaggaagatggcGGGgccagaggaggaagagaaggagggcTGGGGGTCCCACAGAAGCCCCTTGCCCCCTGCCACcccttctgtctccacagcaaaccctgggagcagctcccgaAAAAACCCAAACGCAAGAAAAGTGAGTCTGCGCTCGCTGCGGGCGCCGCGCCTGACTCGGGGGGGGCCCGCACCTCATTCCGGGGGGGTCCCACGCTGTCCCCGCTCCCCCAGGGCGCCGCCGGAACGTGAACTGCCTGCGGCACGCCGTGATCTGGTACGAGGACCACCGGCAGCGCTGCCCGTACGAGCCGCGGCTGGCGGAGCTGGACCCCTCGGTGGGGCTCTACACCACGGCCGTGTGGCAGTGCGAGCGCGGCCACCGCTACTTCCAGGACCTGCACTCGCCGCTGCGGCCCCTCAGCGACTCGGACGGCGATGACGGTCAGagggggggccggggggcgcgGGGAGGGGGGTTGGAGGGTCCCGGGGGACCGGGGGGCGCGGGGATGGGGGGTCCCCGGGGGGCGCAGGGATAGGGCTTGGGGGGTCCCCGGGGGAGCGGGGGGCGCAGGGATGGGGGCTGGGTGGTCCCCGGGGGGGGCGCGGGATGGGGCTTGGGGATCCCCGGGGCTCTGCaagggtgagggaggggatggtgtgtggggctgggggtgctgagggtggggggggaggcagggaggaggtcTGGGGGTATTTTGGGGGGGTGTTTTGAGTCCGGGAggggatttttggggtggtCCGTGAGGTTTCTTTGGGTCTGGTGGGAGATATTTTAACGCCCGACCCTCCACGTTCCCGCTGTAGCCCCcggctcctcttcctcctcctcctcctcctcggggGGCTGCAGCTCCGGCTCGGAGGCAGCGCCGCTGGGGGGTCCCGCGGTTCCCGGCCCCCTCCCGCGGGTCCGGCCCCCCCGAGGCGCTGGAGGCCGTGGTTTGTGTCCCGCTGCCGCTGCCCCTCCCGGCCCGGGGGGGCCTGGACGGGGGCG
Coding sequences within:
- the ECSIT gene encoding LOW QUALITY PROTEIN: evolutionarily conserved signaling intermediate in Toll pathway, mitochondrial (The sequence of the model RefSeq protein was modified relative to this genomic sequence to represent the inferred CDS: inserted 1 base in 1 codon), producing MRLNWVRALPRGFWGSPGAPELCRALCQRPAQVPSEGGDTAGTPEPRDPAEGDAPRGDTPRGATSGTSAWHHRLRKTRDSERDPRDRDPRAGDPRGPVGGDTSGGDTSGDNTSKAPPRRLRSRKAHDDLPRPRGVSRRPCGTWRVAAGARGRLALVEAALAAMPALGVERSLGAYNGLLRLLPRGPWVPRGPVQRLLFPFPRQQECGLQVLEQMERYGVVPDAETRFLLLXVFGPRSRPLRKVQRMMFWLPRFRCLDPHPLPPQLPPPGLAAARLGLRRIAGDPGATVTIIQRPVPDTGEDEGSVQPYIVSSQSPEQRELLAQHDPSQPVFVEGPFPLWLRGTLLSYFVLRGDPLPPHLRDPPPDPERSFYFPLHLELDLERGPWDDEDFDVDEVEEGPVFALCMAGAGDRHTLGRWISGLQEENPVLGASPSSSASPRGGTPLLAPRPPSWARGPPRQRRWSPPRGRTGGSRGETPQKAAGNKGAL